A window of Microcystis aeruginosa FD4 contains these coding sequences:
- a CDS encoding serine/threonine protein kinase yields the protein MAANSRNKSPLFLGCSSRIAIFCLLMLLSAGIGWLIGKQWVKHSNQPETVKPVFATEENNFNSATDRAWQRKAEMRKRRLELGIDSQFFKNLVNELFSLRYGDIKEEKQKQEQRDILAAEILDRLERLDSGTREALGSYNEQQRQKWREQVNQLRLSSKVLNLLTDTAFFQLFPELTERPSFDTALGQLWSGLAWNQLQSLQSGLSYQAIESLDAGGEEVIEAILSEGQGKAYAIKLRSSDRLNLILEAEGEVLLSFYSPTGNITLLDKSSDRQWSGQLSEGGFYELVILPQSSTPVHFRLQLKVSQ from the coding sequence ATGGCCGCTAATTCTCGGAATAAATCGCCCCTTTTTCTCGGCTGTTCCAGTAGGATCGCTATTTTTTGCCTCTTGATGTTATTATCGGCGGGGATAGGCTGGTTAATCGGGAAACAGTGGGTTAAGCACAGCAATCAACCCGAAACCGTTAAACCCGTTTTTGCCACGGAAGAAAATAATTTTAATTCTGCCACAGATCGGGCATGGCAACGGAAAGCTGAGATGAGAAAGCGCCGTCTAGAGTTGGGAATTGATAGTCAGTTTTTTAAAAATCTCGTCAATGAATTGTTTAGCCTCCGCTATGGGGATATCAAAGAGGAAAAACAGAAACAGGAACAAAGAGATATTTTAGCAGCAGAAATACTCGATCGCTTGGAACGTCTCGATTCTGGCACTAGAGAAGCATTAGGTAGCTACAACGAGCAACAGCGACAAAAGTGGCGAGAACAAGTGAATCAATTACGCTTAAGCAGTAAAGTCCTTAATTTACTTACTGATACTGCCTTTTTTCAGCTATTTCCCGAATTGACAGAAAGACCAAGTTTTGACACAGCCCTAGGTCAACTATGGAGTGGTTTGGCCTGGAATCAGTTACAATCTTTACAGTCTGGCCTATCCTACCAAGCGATCGAAAGTTTAGACGCGGGGGGAGAGGAAGTTATCGAGGCAATTCTCAGCGAGGGACAAGGAAAAGCCTATGCAATAAAATTGCGTTCCAGTGATCGGTTAAACTTAATTTTAGAGGCGGAAGGCGAAGTTTTACTATCTTTCTACTCTCCCACGGGTAATATTACCCTTTTAGACAAGTCTAGCGATCGGCAATGGTCCGGTCAATTATCCGAAGGGGGATTTTATGAATTAGTTATTCTTCCCCAGTCTTCTACCCCCGTTCACTTTCGCTTACAGTTAAAAGTAAGTCAGTGA
- a CDS encoding antitoxin, with translation MQNLRQVSLLTNGQEQVLTIPPELALSSTEVLLRKEGHRLIIEPISSGSLLSLLTTLPDITDNFPDIDEGLLPLDDITF, from the coding sequence ATGCAAAACTTGCGTCAGGTTTCTTTACTAACAAATGGACAAGAGCAAGTCTTAACTATTCCTCCTGAACTTGCCCTATCAAGCACAGAAGTTTTGTTACGCAAAGAAGGTCATCGCTTAATCATTGAGCCGATTTCTTCCGGTTCTCTACTTTCTTTGCTGACTACTTTGCCAGACATTACAGACAATTTTCCTGACATAGATGAAGGGTTGCTTCCCCTTGATGACATCACATTTTAG
- a CDS encoding ISAs1 family transposase: protein MASGFGLLVLNPKQEREAKLLRNSVLKHFQHLEDPRADRGRNHSLVSIITIAILAVLAGADGFVAIEAYGQAKQSWLETFLDLPNGIPSHDTFGRVLGMLEPKQLQSGFLAWIEEITEKLNIELIHIDGKTARNSYDREEKLKALHTVSAWSSEHGLVLAQEKVDSKSNEITAVPHLLQLLNLKGAIVTLDAMGTQTEIAQQIKSGAGDYVLALKGNQGKLFQQVEGWFDQAIAGDWQGIEYSYHEKVESGHHRLETRQIWVVPVSQLPPLHRQSLWPGLTTLVMVRSVRQLWNKTTTEIRFFISSLAADAQKQAEVIRGHWSIENSLHWVLDVTFNEDASRIRLGYGAENLGLLRRLSVNLLKREPSKMSLKMKRYKAGMNNDFMVKILAASAVDREGR, encoded by the coding sequence GGCAAAGCTCTTAAGAAACAGTGTCTTGAAACATTTTCAGCATCTAGAAGACCCGAGAGCGGACAGGGGGCGCAATCATAGCCTAGTATCGATAATTACCATAGCTATCTTGGCGGTATTAGCTGGTGCCGATGGGTTTGTCGCCATAGAAGCCTACGGACAAGCCAAGCAATCTTGGTTGGAAACATTTTTAGACCTACCGAATGGCATACCTTCCCACGATACCTTTGGCAGAGTGCTAGGGATGCTAGAACCCAAGCAATTACAGTCAGGATTCCTCGCTTGGATAGAGGAAATCACCGAGAAATTGAACATAGAACTAATCCACATAGATGGGAAAACGGCCAGAAATTCTTATGACCGAGAGGAAAAGCTGAAAGCTTTGCACACCGTCAGTGCTTGGAGTAGCGAACATGGGTTAGTCTTAGCCCAAGAAAAAGTGGACAGTAAATCCAATGAAATTACCGCCGTGCCGCACCTGCTGCAATTGCTCAATCTCAAGGGAGCGATAGTCACCTTGGATGCCATGGGAACCCAGACTGAAATTGCCCAACAAATCAAGTCTGGGGCTGGAGATTACGTCTTAGCCCTCAAAGGCAATCAGGGCAAGCTCTTTCAACAAGTAGAAGGCTGGTTTGACCAAGCTATAGCCGGGGATTGGCAAGGGATTGAATACAGCTACCACGAAAAGGTGGAGTCGGGGCATCACCGGCTCGAAACCCGTCAAATTTGGGTAGTGCCAGTGTCTCAATTACCGCCCCTGCATCGGCAGAGTCTCTGGCCTGGCCTAACCACCCTAGTCATGGTTCGCAGTGTCCGCCAATTATGGAATAAAACTACGACAGAAATTCGCTTCTTCATCAGTAGTTTAGCAGCCGATGCCCAAAAACAGGCCGAGGTGATTCGCGGACATTGGAGTATCGAAAATAGTCTCCATTGGGTACTCGATGTTACCTTTAATGAAGATGCCAGTCGGATTCGTCTAGGCTATGGAGCGGAAAACCTAGGTCTGTTGCGCCGTTTAAGTGTGAATCTGTTAAAGCGAGAACCCTCAAAAATGAGCCTAAAGATGAAACGGTATAAGGCAGGCATGAACAATGATTTCATGGTGAAAATCTTAGCCGCCAGTGCCGTTGACAGAGAGGGGAGGTAG